The segment ctcagaggttaagagcacttaatgactgttttttttttccttaatgaaaGTAAGTTTTATTACATCAAGTTATAAATACAAAGATGCAACAGTTTCAGTCGTTTTCTTCCAGATGTTGTGATGGGCTCACAGTAAACATGGAACCGAGATCTATAGTCTCAGGATGGACATCTGCAGGGTGCTTGGTACGTTGGGTAGATTGCTCTTTCTTCTGCATGTGTAACCTGTGCATTTTAAAGACTGACTACAAAGCACTCAGTCATGCAAACGCTTAGGCAGAGAAGCTCCATGAAGCAGGGTCTACACTGTACACAGGAGGGCCAGCTACTAAGCTGGGGTTTGCACTCAATTCCTCAGAGGCAGGGGAGCTCAAGGAAAGGAAGTCAACAGGGGTGATGCAAAAGGAAAACGGATCCAAGGGGAGGTTAAAGGGGACATTGGTATTTGGGGACAAGCAATAGCTTGCTGTGAAGTGGCTTCACAAACGTCTTTCAAATGTTTGGAAAGAAAAAATGAGCTGGGTCATTCCTAACTAATTAAAATGCACATTGTCAGTTAGTGCAAAATGTGTGGGCTAAAAGCTTAATGACTGTGGTAGAAAAATTATTGCCGTTTTGAACAAAGCGTCTTATCTCCATGGGGTAGCGAGATGGACCTTCAGTTCCATTTCAGCCAAGCACTCCGGAACCAGGCTTCCGACATGAATGATGCCTAGTTTTAGCCTTTCCATGGCGCTCTTGCTCCCGGCATCCGTGGGTCTGATCTTTTCCCCCAACTTTTCAATGACCACCAGCAGCAGCTCTGCATATTTACTCTGAGGCACCTGGCTCTTTTCAGTTCCCTGGGTGTAGCCTAGCGATGGAGGCCCATAGTCACTCAGCACCTGGCGTTATTGGGAGGAGGTCGCCTTCCTAGTAGACCGTGAGTGGACACTTTGGACGTTGAGGGTGGCGGCGGGCATTCACGGTCAAATTCGGCTTGCACGGCATTCCGGCGGGCGCGCGGGGCAGAGCCGGGTCAGGCCCTGAGCCCGTGACTGAGGCCCGGGCCAGGCGGTCCCATGTCCCTGCTCCCGTCTGAGCGCCTGCCAGGAGCCCGCGCACTCGGGCCGCGCCCTTAAACATGGCCATTCCTCACCCTGCCGCCGCCGCCACAGTATATCACCCATACATCGGGCGCGCAGTGCAGGGGCGGCCGCAAACTTTGAGCCCAGCCGGTGGCCACCTGGGAGCTTTgggttgtctttgttgttgttgttgttgttttgggggggggggttgtttttcctagacagggtttctctatagccctggttgtcctggaactcactctgtagaccaggctggcctcgaactcagaaatctgcctgtctctgcctcctgagtgctgggattaaaggcgtgcgccaccacgcccggcttaactTGTCTTTTCTAATATCTTTTGCTGTTATTACTCTGAAAGTATTATGATTGCTGCCTACTAAATAAATGTCTTATAGCCAGCAGGATATGGTGGCTCAGTATATAGTCTCTGTACTTGACAGGCTACATGAACAGGAAGctaccatgagttcaaggctcccTGGACTCCATAATGAGTTCAGATCATCTGGGgctagtgaaaccctgtctccaacaccATGCTCCCAGCCCCAAAGGAAAATCCCTATCTATTTCCAGTATGTACACATACAGTATTTGATACTTCTAGGTAAGGCAGACAAAAAATGAAGTTATTTCCTTTGCTGAGAACTCAATTTTCCCGTTTCTGAATAGCAGTAACATTTGACCAGTCTCATTTCTCCTGATAGTAATGATGCCCCTTTCACCtgctctccctcttccccatctCGCTCCACACCCACTTCAGGACTGGGGACTTAGCCCAgtcttggttttctctttctttttcttctccccctccaccGTTTCCTCCTGCTTCCCTCATTCTGTAGCCCTGGTTCTTCTGGAACTCATGACACAGATGAGGATgcctctacctctccagtgcttggattaaaggtatggactATGACACCCGGCTTTTTAATACCAGTTTTCAAAGTGAATAAAGGGTATTTAACGGTTAAATAGTGATCACTTATGTATAAGTATTGAGTGAAATGTTCTTCACTTGATCTAATTTAAATGGACTAATCTCgttatcttttcttttacttctgaAGGGGCATACATCTCATAGTTGGTGCAGGAAATCCACTTTTGCACACCATAACCTGTATCCTattgccgcagaccttctgggtccctgtgtctgcgtggaacggggtctctcgacgcgggtgggcaaagcgtggatgaatgacagacagacacacacacaggagagtttgtgtggaatctgaatgtaatttttcaaatcgaacatcagactttttatgcagaagacaacaaggtaCAAAtaaggtaaccggatgcttaatgactcttacacagaacagaggaaatgaaaacgcaaagtctggcaggaactgggcaataaaataactgagacagagtcagccctatctaaggtcagctatagtcttagaatccaggtgtgagatcttttcactcctagggcaagggctttcacacccaagtcatggttctaactagggagttttgttctagctaaccatctcatgagtaatgcaatactctaaaaccacagccggatctacttcctaaaccattgtaaattcctgtatataggtgtaactcagctataattctaaatatctgttctggtttctcctacggtcagaaacttctttcttccttagtgatggtaaattcctgtgaagggcagtgacctaacttttactcaaagagatagtgtaataccaggggcaatactgaattccaagcccaaggtcttgctaaggacgaactaggactgttggaacactggcggatggctttagctatgtcagaattcaatcttaaaaggcacttatgataggaaaatattgaaagagagcacgtggatccatacactagactaacgcgggaatggaacgcgggaatgaaaaattactgtatgggtagggaacgctagactccaggaggagagcttccttgaaagtcttttgcctcatgagtgacttttaagcctctcggcttgtccagttgactcgaccagagagcgtagcatcCTATGGAGTTGGAGCTTTTGTTTTTTATGGAGATAAGGTCTGGTTGTGGTtgaggctagtctcaaactcccAAGCTCCAGTGCTAGTCTTAccttagcctctctctctctctctctctctctctctctctctctctctctctctctctctctctctcaagagatTTTATTGGTCGAGGAGCAGAGTACAGACATTCCAGTTCTTATCACACGTCCCCAAAAGAACCATATACTGTGTTCATGTACCCAAACTCTAAAGAGTCACATTGTGTTCATGTACACAAATGAAGAGCTACggattgtttttctttgaacTTATTCCAATGATGTTCCAGCCTCAAACTTGGCAAGTTTCCTAAGACCTTTCCTAACAACCAAATGTTCATAATCTTCAGCTCCACCAACTCACAGTTTTATGCCACACAGAGAACGTACTCAGAATTTCCATCTTTCACAGCACATTATCACGACTGTTAGGAAAATGGACTGCCACGACCACAGACATCACAGTTCTGACAGGGCAAGGACCAAAGACTGGCTTTCTTACAAAATGGTTCTACAAGAAACACAGGACCAGATAGAACTGAAAATATTCCAGACACAAATGCACCCCCCGAGACTCCAAATTGCCATTTAGTGTGCTTTGTATTGTAGGATATAAAACTAGCTCCCTCTACGAAATGTGATGGTGACCCCCGAGGCAGTCACAGCCTCTCCTGATTCAGTATCCTGCTATTTTCTGGttgtaccaaaaataaacaaCCAGCAAATGATTtaacctcttaaaaaaaaaaaaaacaaaaaaacatttacacttaaaaaaaaaaatgagatgagGTGGGATTCcctcaccttttaaaaatgtttctagagCTACTAAAAAACTCGCATTTACAAAATTGTTGATAAAAATATTCCTCTGGACTGTACAAGAAGGGAGGCGGGACCACTGACAGGCGTGATGGATGCTTAGTCggacttgggtcctttctcttcaTCAGAGGTTGGACTCTGGTTTTCTgtctctccattttctgcaggCAGATCTGTGGTTTGCTGGTCAGCAGCTTCAGCCTGTTGTTTGCCCTTtgctcccctcttcccttttatctgcactTTTTCGTTTGATATTTATCCTTTCCCGTGGCTTTTTTTGGCTTGGGAGGGGCGGGCTTGACCGATAGCCTCGCGGAGCGGCGCTTGGGTTCCGCCTCCATCCGTGTTAACCTTCCTCTTGGGCATCCTGGCGGCGCGAAGTGGGAGAGGCGTGTGTCACCGGATCTGTCCCGAGCTGCACCACCAAGCCCTCACCACACTAACTGCTGCGACCCGTCGCAGGGGCGGTGGGAGAACCGGATCGTCTTAGCCTCTTGAACAGCTGGGACTACAGTGCTGATCAGGGTGCCAGGCTGAACCAAATGTTTATTCTATTTGAAGAACTCTTTGATAGCCTGAGAGTCTTTGCTGTAGTCCTTAGAGTATGCATATGACTGCAGCTGACTCTTAGAGGAACCAGAACACGTGAACAAACCACAAAGATTTATGAGGGAACtacattcatgtgtatgtatgagagtaTGTTATGTGCGCTGTGTGCAGGAGCCCAAAGAGATCAGATGTTAGAgcctcagaactggagttatgggcaattgtgagctgctatgtggatactgggaaccaaaccctggtcctctgcaaaagcagcaagcgtagttatctctccaaccccccagATTCTGTTTTTCCCTCCTGGAACTTGATCTTAATGGTCTCCTATACAAGgggaatcaatctctctctctctctctctctctctcttaaaaaagtatattgtagctgttttctttctttcttttttcttttttttgatttatgtatttattttatgcatgagtacactgtagttgtcctcagacacaccagaagagggcactgagtagcattacagatggttgtgagccaccatgtggttgctgggatttgaacttaggacctctggaagagcagtcattgctcttgaccgctaagccatctctccagcccagggaatCTTTTGATTGAACTATGACATCAGAACTCAAGTTTTCCTGCTCCTATGCTGGGGATGATGCAgatcagttgatagagtgcttgccttgcatgcacAGGGTTCAATCCTCGGCACCACGGAAAAACTGTGCAAAGCTTTTGGGGCCACTTCTAGAAACGTGGCAGGAATTTGACCTTGGGCCAGGATacggaagtaagctcaggcaggaatttgACTGTGGGCTAGAACAAATAGACCTCAGGCAGGAAATTGACTTTGGTCTAGGACTCTGAAGTAGGCAAAAGATGAATGCAGCTGAGGAATGTGTTCTTTGTATCTTGACGGTTCTTGTTAAGACCCTGAATACAGTACTCATGAGACCTTTCATCTATATTTTGTTTGCTCCTTACCTACCCAGTCcatgccttgtttgttccttaacTACTTTATGACTTAAGACTGACCATATTCTTTGTATatacctagaatgatataaaagcagactggaaaaaaataaatctgcttcagcctctgaacAGACTGGGGTCAGGCTACAGTGTTGTccaattgtcttttttctttttaatccttccttcctccccagagaactgttgactgactgagctgacttgataaaaaacaaacaaacaaacaaacaaaactaagtgTTTTGgtaaatgcctgtaatcccagaactggaggcaggaggatcagaagttcaaaatcatcAGTGGATCATAGGAAGTTTAGGTTAGACTGGACAAGAATTCCTTGAAGAAAAAAAGTTTGGATATCCTACTTGGAGCATGTTCTATtgtgtgtagacacacacatacacaaagttaTCCACAAATCAGATTTAGTGTGCAAGAGCCAAGGACCATCAGTTATGAGGCTTACTGAAGAAGCCAAAAAAACATGAGCTAAAGATGCAGGCTGCAGGTAGGAATGATTAGGTGTGCTTTTAGAGCATATGTTCCTTGATGGCTGTCAGTTGATCCAGCTAGGCACAACTCTAGAAATGAACTGTCAAATAACCAATCAACATTGTTACCTGAACACTGCTAagtacttttttttgttgttttttttttttaaagattcatttatttattgtaagtacactgtagctgtcttcagacaatccagaagatagagtcagatcttgttacagatggttgtgagccaccatgtggttgctgggacttgaactccgaaccttcggaagagcagttgggtgctcttacccactgagccatctcattagccctgattttgtttttttttgagatagggtttctccatATAACAGAGCCTGTCCTGGAAtctatttgtagaccaggctggccttgaactcagggtccTGGAAtctgtttgtagaccaggctggccatgaactcagagattcgccagcctcttcctccagagtgctgggattaagtgtgtgccaccacacccagtttagtactttttttttttttttttttttctgagacagggtttctttgtatagccctggctgtcctggaattcactttgtagaccaggctggcctctgcctcctgagtgctgggactaagggcgtgatccaccatgcctggcgtcagtttagtatttttaatGAAGAGAATTTACTTATTTGTGGAGTTAGTAGAAAGACTGAATTCAGGACATAGATAAAACTAGGGTAGACTGCTACAGCCATGGTCCACAGGAAACTGAGAAAGTTCATGTCCTGATACAGCCTCTTCCACATGAAACCTGGCCTTGGAGATGCACCTTGCTTTGGCCAATGAAACACTAAGTTACTGAGTCTTCTGAAACAGTTAGGAGACCTTCTCCTTCCAGATCCCAAAAGCAGAATCATTGTTGCATTTTCTTATGCATTATTAGGTTAAGTGCAACACGGGGTTAAAGGGGAAGAAACTTCATTTCCGAAATAGTGAATTTTGTTTCCATGTTTCTTGGGGTAACATTGTAATCTGCAGGCAGCAAAGAAGTCAGCTTAGAAACTTTGTCCTTGAGTAGGCTTTCTAAAGCTATCAGAGAAGACATCGGAGTTTACCTAGAGAGCAGACTTAAGGAGCCTGCCAGTGTTTAGCACCTTTTACTGTGTTGGCTCAGGCCTGAACCATTTACCTTGATTGTATAGACGACGATTCCTAGCTGAGGAAAAGGTCAAGTCTGAGTAGGCCCAGGTTTGTGAAGTGCCTGTTTCTCCTCAGCAGTCAGGACCACCTCAGTACGGAGGCAATGAGCTTATCAGAAATGCTGACCCTTGATTTCCAAACATGGCATTGTACTGAGCATGCAGGGGTGGGGTGAAGGGGCCCTAGAGCCTTAGACAGGGGCTGCTTAATGGGACCAAGTAGTGAATGGAAACTGGGGATTCCCTATGTGGTGGAGTACGAAGACGTAAGGAGAGGTTAggtgaccaaaacaaaacaagaatacaGAGGAAGATGATATAACCAGTTGAGATACCACAGAACACAAAGTCAAACAACTCAACTTTATTTATCTGGCAAGTGGAGTGAAGTCATTCACTGGTGTTCAAAGCCTGAGTCTGAATGTTCTCTTTGGGGAGGTCAGCTATGTTTGGCAGGGGCTCTGATGGATTGATGTCTACATAGGAGGAGAATCAGAGAAGAATTAATTTCCTAAGATTCCAACACACCTTATATTAACCAGGCTCACCCCCTTTCCTACTCTTGGCTCTCTACTGTCCCATCTCTTGGAGGCTCCTTTATCTTTCCTTACCACTGCTCACCTGCCTGATTTTCCAGCTGGGCTTCAGGCCGGTCACCCCAGAGCAGATGCTTAGGGTCGTTGAGGAATCTCTGGCTCCGCTGGCATGTCAGACAGGTCTGTACTGTCCAGCGCTGTCCCTTTCGGCCTGGGGCATAAACGGGAAAGAAGGAAGTGCCTAGGCTTCTGACATAAaggttttgctctttttttttttgtatgtctgCAGTCTTCCTTCCACCATCAATAGaaaatccatcccatctgcactTGGTTTGTAGATCTGATGTGTGTGGGAGGCCTGCATACATATCAATCCCTTGGAACTCTAAAGTGAAGTTCAAACTCTTTAACACAGCCTAGCTTCCTGTCCAGTTTCACCTCTCTCCATCTTGCCCACCTCAAACTCCAGCCTCCTGAGCATTCCTTTTCTTATAGcacagattcttttttaaaaattcctatttttatttatacattcatattgtatatacacatatgtgttacTGTTATATGCATGAgtacgtgtgtttgtgtgtgtgtgtgtgtgtatgcacacaggaACACTCATCTAGATATATATGTGGAGGACAGAAATCTAGTTTGGGTGTCTGTCTTCCTTTACCACATTCCACCATGTCTTTTtggaacagggtctctcactgaacctgggactAGATGTTTTCAGCTAGACTGCCTGGCCAGAGAGTGCTCTGGAGGATCTGTACGTCTTCACCTGCTCCCCAAGGCTGGCTGGGCTTACAACCTGCTTGTACACAGGTGTTGGAGATCTGAAGTCAGGCCCTCACACTTAAGCTTATCGGGCACAGTAACCACGGAACCATCTCCCAAGCCCCTACAAAGCACACATTCTCTCGTGTGGGAATCCCAGCGTCTAGAGTGTTTGACTCTTGTTTATCATGTTATACCTACCTCCCTGCCACTGGTAGGACTCAGCACTCTACCCCTACCAACTGAAGCATTTAAAATTACGACTCCAGTAGCTGGGTGTGTTGtctcatgcttgtaatcctagctagGGATGTGGGGGCAGGAGACTGCAGGgaattggaggccagtctgggctactgtGACACTtgtgccaaaaaacaaaacaaaacaaaatcaaaaccaaaagcaaagagacagtatgtgtttttgtgtgagacagggtttctttatgcaGACCTGGCCAGTCCGGATTATGTAGATCAGGATAGGCTTAAACTCatgaaatccacctgcttctacctcccaagtgctgggataaaaggcgtgaaCCTCCACAACCCACTCAGCTAGTAAGTAGTGCTTAATGCACCCTAGGAATGAAATAATAACGAAAtcgctttgttttttttgtttttgttttttttttaaactaaggagTGTCATGTAGTCCAAGATAGTTTTAGGGACTAAGTCAGCTGCAGAAAGTCTCCATCTCTAGGTGGAGCTGCTGAGCCCTGCCCTGTCCTCTAGTGTCCCCACCTCACAAATGTCTCTGGGGCAGCACTCACGTCTCTGGCGCTGCGTGCAGGTGAGGCCCGGAATGAGGAGAGAGGAGCAGCTGCGACAGAGCGTCCTCTTCACAGAGGGGTCCCTgggtgaggaagagaggaggtcgctgtctgcctgcctgccagcccGCGCCCCGGGTCCTGCCCGCCACCCTGTGCCTTACTGCCGGAGGACCAGCCGCTTCGCGATGGTTTTCTCTGTGTGGCAGTAAAACCTAGCCAGCGCCTGGTTCTCGGGGTTCTGAGAGAGGACGCAGTGTGCAGCCTGGGAACAAGGACGGCCATCCAGGTTACTCTGCGGCCGCAACACCGGGCTGCCACCCACCCCGAGCGCGTCTCACCTGGTACAGGAAGCTGAGTCTCTGGAAGGCTTCCCGGTCCTTCACTGGGCCCGCCATGAGTGTCTGCCCCTCCTTGCGGATGTCCCGCCCCAGACGTGCGCAGTGCGCAACGTCTGCTGGGAACTGTAgtgcgggaggggggggggcccTCAGCCCCGCACCAGCTTCTGTCAGAAACCAGAGGACCCCACAGGTCTTCTGTGTGCAGGCAGCCCTAGTTTGGTATCCCTCACGTATTAGGTAGACGTGGAACAGGTAAAGGATCTTAAAGTACATAAACATAACAGGACCGAAGTCCTGTCTTTTATGGTTGGAAAGAGGGTTGTTTGCGGTGGACATTGGGTTAGATTTTGTCTTACTCTTCTGAAGCCGAGGGTAGATGCTTGGGACTTCTATGAACGGATGTAACATAACAAAACAGTCAATGCCCAGAATAACTGGTGTTATATTCTGGCTATCTCACCACTGGAGAGGTTGAGGTAGGACTACCATAAATTACAGGATATGAATTATGGGCTACAttgccagaccctgtctcaaaaataaaaagcattagTGCCCATGGACCTGAAAGTGTGAAAGATCAGATCACAAGGGAGGAAATAAGTTAACAGGACAAAACATCCCTAAGCAAAGAGCTTCTTGCCTTTCTCCCACTTCTtattaaaggcacttgctgttccAAGGGCTAGTAGCTACATGAACAGCACAAATAACCAGACAACAGCATGGCCGGTCTCCTCGGCTATTTATTAGTATCTACTTCACCCTCCTTCCTCTGACCTTTTCTCATTTATTCAACCTGGCTTGGTGTTTACTTCTGATTCCCAGTTACTGGCTAAGGTCAGAAGCAGAGGGATCCAGGCCCCTGCAGGATCTGTGGGGAACCAGACTGCTGGCTCAGAGTTAGGCAATTCGTTGAAACTTACCCTGGGTGTTTTGTATGGGCCTTCAGAGACAAATGAGGGGAGTGTATTAAAATGTGGATTCCTAAGCTTACCCAAACCTCCATTAAGGACAGAAGGTGAGACTCAAGAACATACAGTTTCCACACCCATCCACTGACAAATTACCACGCAACTCAAGAGATCACATTAGTGGATCCTTTGTTCCATATTTTCACCAACCAATTATCTTGCCACAAAGAACCACAGTCAAGGCACAAAGGTAAGAGTAGAGTGGACAAAGTCCTGTTGAGGTGGTAGGAGGAACTGAATGCCCTCACTGCAGTTTCTTGTCTCAGTCTTGTGTGAAGATTACCCAGGCAGCAGATAATCCAGGTTGTTTGGTTTGGCATGCATCTGGTACCTTTTGTGACAAAATATGTACCCTATGGGTTGTTTATTTTGgcctaaaattaaaataatttacattctCTGAAAAGGGGAATGTCAAAGGGTGAAGGATAGAAATAGAAGCTTAGCTGTCTTCTGGCCCTTTGCTACACAAACCACCCTCTTCTACCCTGTTCTCATGGGTGAGAAAGACTCCAtcaccttcccttctttccttaggTCTTTGAGCCAGGGGGCAAGGTGGACAAGTTGGGAATAACCACTTAGGAACATTCCTTAAGGCCAAGGCTTTAGCTacacctttctctctcctctaatATCTGACTCCTCTCCAAGTTGCCTTGGGAAACAATGGAAGGACCGAtgtatgtctttttctttttgagttttttgagacagggtttctctgtatagctgtggctgtcctggaactcactttgtagaccaggctggccttgaactcagaaatccgcctgtctctgcctcccgggtatgccaccacgcccggctcagatgTATGTCTTGCAGGATTGCTTCCATCTCACCTTTAGAAGGAAGCAAGAGGAGCCTACTTTTTAGAGACAGCCAACTGCAGGAAACAGGAATAACGCAAGCCTTTGGGACATGGAGTCTCCTTTTTCCccatcctttccttctccccaaATCTGAACCTCTGGCTAATCCTATGGGTAATGATAGCATTACCCTAAGAAGAAAAGAGACCAAAGAAAACCCCCTTCCCTTCATTCATCCTAGAAACATTCCTTCAGCCTCTTCCCTGATCCTTCTCCTAACTTTAATGCTCAAGCTCTGGCCCCGGAAAAGCCCCTCGACTTCTAGACTCATGACAGCAACTGCCACTCATCTTTCCGACACCGAGGTATACAGACCCCTGTGCGCTCCCACAAGGAACAAGGCTATTCTGCGTCACAGAAGCCTTTTAAAGGTTTCTGTTTCCTGCATTTTAAGCAAGTTAAGACCCTTTCCTATAGACTTTGTTTCTGGAAAGCTTTTGCTTTCTCAACCTGTCCCCGTGCACTAGGAAACCTGCGGGACACCAGAGTACAATCCCCTGGGAGTCCACTCTCCCACTACAGTAAGGAGGGACACTCATCTGTGCTTGGTCATGCAGCCCAGTCCTATCTTTACTCCTCACACAAACCATCCCAGATGCGAGGTGGTTTCTCAAGATGGCTCAAGACTGGAACCACGGAGACACCAAGATATTCTAGCAGGCCAGTTAGGAAGGCCCACCGCTCTTGACCTTGCCTCACCCCAATTAAACTGCATCTCTTGtcattcccaatctgttgggggcCTAATGGTAAGTGGTGCAGCATTCTTCCGACCGGCCCGGATCCCTGGGTAGAAGAGGGGCCAAAGTTTTTCAGTAAAAGTATCAGTGAAGGTGTAGATATGTGAACGGTCTGTGACGTTGTAAAAGGACAGTGTGCCAGCCTCATAGTCTAGGAATATGCCTACCCGCTTGGGCTTCACCTTGATGTGCAAAGGGGTAAAAGGCGTGGTGGTGGCTGCATACTTGTCCCCATTCCACAGCCGCACTCGCCAGTAGCCAGTCTCAGGAAGTGGAGTCAGTTCGCCCTTTCTGCTCACAGAGTCCCGGCATACTCCTACTGCCCAGTGGGTCTTGtcacccacctccacctcccagtAGTGTCGACCTGAGGTGAAGCCTTCAGTAGCTAAGACACAAGGGTAGAAAGTGAAACGCTGCGGTGTGTCAGGGAGGTCTCGGAGTCTTGTCTCCACAAACTTGACGCTTTTCCGATCCTCTGACAGGACGAGGTTAGGGTGAGCAGTCTCGGGGTCCAGAGTCACATCCGCTGGCGGAAGAAGCCAGAGTGGAGCTAGATGAGGATGGGAATAGCTAAACGTCCCTGCC is part of the Mus musculus strain C57BL/6J chromosome 17, GRCm38.p6 C57BL/6J genome and harbors:
- the Rpp21 gene encoding ribonuclease P protein subunit p21 produces the protein MAGPVKDREAFQRLSFLYQAAHCVLSQNPENQALARFYCHTEKTIAKRLVLRQDPSVKRTLCRSCSSLLIPGLTCTQRQRRRKGQRWTVQTCLTCQRSQRFLNDPKHLLWGDRPEAQLENQADINPSEPLPNIADLPKENIQTQALNTSE